Genomic DNA from Ruminococcus sp. OA3:
GTTTAAAATCCGGTATTCATAAGTCTTCTCACTTTCGCAGTATCTCGGATGAAAATCTGCCGCAACTTCTTCTGAGCATTGTATACGGATATCTTCCGGCAAACGCTGATTTAACGCATAGGAAATCTTCTCACCCGGCATTCGGGCATTCGTATCAAATACGGCCACATTTCCCAGCGCATGTACACCAGCATCCGTACGGCTGGCACCGATCGTCTCGATCTCTTCCTGCAGGAGCTGTGACAGATGCCGGTTCAGTTCCGCCTGCACTGTATTGCCGTTCGCCTGAACCTGCCATCCACAGTAACCCGTGCCATCATAGGCAACTGTCAGTCTCACCCGTTTCATATCAGATACCTCGCGTATATCCTCAGCATAATGCATACCGCCAGGTAAAAGAGCAGGATCAGATATGCAAAGACATCCCTCCTCCGATAGACCAGCGGCTTCATCTGCGTCCTCCCTTCGCCTCCGTGGTAACAGCGCGCTTCCATCGCAAGCGCCAGATCATTCGCCCGCCGAAACGCAGAGATAAACAGCGGCACCAGCAGCGGCACCATGCTTTTAATCTTTTTCAACAGACCACCATTTTCAAAATCGGCGCCTCTGGCGATCTGTGCCTTCATAATCTTATCCGTCTCTTCCAGCAGAATAGGAATAAAACGCAGTGCGATCGACATCATCATAGCGATATCATGCACGGGTACCCTGAGCTTTTCCAAAGGTTTCAGGAGACGTTCCAGGCCATCCGTCAGCTGATTCGGGGTTGTGGTGAGCGTCATAACAGAAGACCCGATAATCAGGTAAATCAGCCGGATTCCCATTCTTGCTGCCAGTATCACACCTTCTTTGGTGATCGTGATGATCCAGACTTGAAAAATGGGTTCTCCGGGTGTAAAGATCATATTAAAAAACAGCGTGATCATCAAAAGGACCACGATAGCCCTGAGGCCTTTTACCATAAAGCGAAATGGAACTTTCGAAATTTTAATAACGGCAGCCAGAAAGACCGTTGCCGCCAGATAGCCCGTCCACGTATCAGACACAAACAGGCTGGCAATGAAGATAATCGTAGCAATAAATTTTACACGCGGGTCCAGTCTGTGCAGAACCGAATCTGCCGGATAGTACTGGCCAATGGTGATATCTCTTATCATGATGATGTATCCTTTCCAAGTGCCCTGAGTATAGACTCTCGGGCCTCTTCTATGGTAATCGCGGTTGTATCCACGGAAAAACCTCTTTTTTCAAGCGCATGCATGATATAGGTTATCTGCGGGGCCGCAAGTCCCA
This window encodes:
- a CDS encoding energy-coupling factor transporter transmembrane component T, with the translated sequence MIRDITIGQYYPADSVLHRLDPRVKFIATIIFIASLFVSDTWTGYLAATVFLAAVIKISKVPFRFMVKGLRAIVVLLMITLFFNMIFTPGEPIFQVWIITITKEGVILAARMGIRLIYLIIGSSVMTLTTTPNQLTDGLERLLKPLEKLRVPVHDIAMMMSIALRFIPILLEETDKIMKAQIARGADFENGGLLKKIKSMVPLLVPLFISAFRRANDLALAMEARCYHGGEGRTQMKPLVYRRRDVFAYLILLFYLAVCIMLRIYARYLI